One window of the Xiphophorus couchianus chromosome 12, X_couchianus-1.0, whole genome shotgun sequence genome contains the following:
- the LOC114154000 gene encoding UDP-glucuronosyltransferase 2C1-like isoform X2, with protein sequence MELRLSVYVLLLLCATRTSNGGKILVWYTEASHWINMKPVLETLVDRGHQVTVLIPSASMFMNSSEPSRFQYEPFNVSVPLEDMEDLLEEFNQFSMYEIDHMNYFQIYIKYMDIMRTDLQNSLKMLDGVVKSETLMKKLKKENYDLLFADPLLPGSDLTADMLGIPLVFSLRFSLAHNWERMCGQLPAPPSFVPGVMSKLTDKMDFSERLWNVLFYVLQDVVIDHVMWNMFDEYYSEVKGTPTSACELMGKADIWLLRTYWDFDFPRPFLPNFKFVGGIHCKPAKPLLKDMEEFVQSSGENGIVVFTLGSMIKNVTTEKANLIASALAQLPQKVLWRYNGEKPKTLGSNTRIFSWIPQNDLLGHPKTKAFITHGGTNGIYEAIYHGVPMVGIPMFADQPDNMVHMEAKGAAVIQNLNFMTTESLRDAIKAVINDKSYKENAMRLSRIHHDRPMSPLDEAVFWIEFTMRNKGAKHLRVQAHELTWYQYHSLDVLAFLLIIDLLLIFILFKSCSFCFKRCCSRKQTKRKAE encoded by the exons ATGGAGCTGCGTCTCTCCGTCTacgtcctgctgctgctttgtgcaACAAGAACTTCAAATGGAGGGAAGATTTTGGTGTGGTACACTGAGGCCAGCCACTGGATCAACATGAAGCCGGTACTGGAGACACTGGTGGACAGAGGACACCAGGTGACGGTCCTGATCCCGAGCGCGTCGATGTTCATGAACAGCAGCGAACCGTCTCGCTTCCAGTACGAACCTTTTAATGTTTCCGTTCCATTAGAGGATATGGAGGATCTTTTGGAGGAGTTTAATCAGTTCTCTATGTACGAGATAGATCACATGAACTACTTCCAgatttatatcaaatatatgGATATTATGAGAACTGACCTACAGAATAGTCTCAAGATGCTAGACGGTGTGGTGAAATCAGAAACCCTGATGAAGAAGCTGAAGAAGGAAAACTACGACCTGCTCTTTGCTGATCCCCTCCTGCCTGGCAGTGACCTGACAGCAGACATGTTGGGAATCCCTCTGGTCTTTTCTTTACGTTTTTCCTTGGCTCATAACTGGGAGAGGATGTGTGGTCAGCTTCCTGCTCCTCCATCCTTCGTCCCTGGAGTTATGAGCAAACTCACGGACAAGATGGACTTCTCAGAGAGACTGTGGAACGTCCTCTTCTACGTCCTGCAGGACGTCGTGATCGACCATGTTATGTGGAATATGTTCGATGAATACTACTCAGAAGTCAAAG GAACACCCACCAGTGCCTGTGAGTTGATGGGTAAAGCTGATATCTGGTTGCTGAGAACCTACTGGGATTTTGATTTTCCTCGTCCGTTCCTCCCCAACTTTAAATTTGTTGGAGGGATCCACTGCAAACCAGCTAAACCTTTACTAAAG GACATGGAAGAATTTGTGCAGAGCTCTGGAGAGAATGGCATCGTGGTCTTCACGTTAGGATCCATGATTAAGAACGTAACTACAGAGAAGGCGAACCTAATAGCTTCAGCCCTTGCTCAGCTTCCCCAAAAG GTACTGTGGCGATACAACggtgaaaaaccaaaaactttagGTTCCAACACCAGGATATTTAGCTGGATCCCTCAGAACGACCTGCTGG GTCATCCTAAAACCAAAGCTTTCATCACTCATGGTGGGACAAACGGGATCTATGAGGCCATCTACCACGGCGTTCCCATGGTGGGAATCCCCATGTTCGCTGACCAGCCAGACAACATGGTGCACATGGAGGCCAAAGGAGCTGCAGTCATTCAGAACCTGAACTTCATGACAACTGAGAGTCTCAGAGATGCAATCAAGGCTGTCATTAATGACAAATC ATACAAAGAAAATGCGATGCGACTGTCCAGAATCCACCATGACAGACCCATGAGTCCTCTGGACGAGGCCGTCTTCTGGATCGAGTTCACCATGAGGAACAAAGGAGCCAAACACCTGAGGGTCCAGGCCCACGAACTCACCTGGTACCAGTACCACAGCCTGGACGTCCTAGCCTTCCTCCTCATTATAGATctgctcctcatcttcatcctcttcaagagctgcagcttctgtttcaagagatgctgcagcagaaaacagacaaagagAAAAGCTGAGTAA